From a single Parafrankia discariae genomic region:
- a CDS encoding DNRLRE domain-containing protein, translated as MRKSRKRAVRHRLAAVTAGLVALGGLTLPVLISPAAQAAPPSRPFTEAPTEGSVRPAPAGGMSGKPASGEVIDLRTATSRTVASTDGVYRTEISSAPIHYKDAGGAWQPIDTALVPAATGGGWQAKAAGYGAAFPGSLADGAVRVSSGDKWVDMRLRGSTAQGSVQGSTVTYKNALPGVTLVYTVLPTGVKESLVLDSASAATTYPFAITPSAGLTAKLDHGRVAVSGTDGKPVFTLPAAFAEDRADNLSGRDAVASTLRPATEAPAPTATATATPAPSATPGPDPLPANATVVTQTVAKDWLADRGRSWPVTVDPTVTIGPSQITDCYVVDGPYATANYCSSGLLEIGHGGSPNGVVKRRTLMNFDLSAIPKYAVVATADIKLTVTGASSPSPNFPVYLHRLSQSWTTAATWNNSGSGAWTGGTWAGAAYDVKNVTGTPGEFDIYAGKLAQDWVNGTVANQGLILKADESTQVGVVQFASTQATNAAQRPSMVVDWTSQTGSREFNTFVGQKLDSRCDANVNVGNGNLLLQCAEYAIGGVGRPLTVSRFYNSGEAAVFQNAGDTPLGLNRWKLSTGVSILENGNGASHNGATFHDEAGTPYVFESNGGLTYTTPPGLNAKLEKNQPATGQYRLTFDDSKTVYVFKKFTTDPLNLVYQLWKATDRNGNTTTFDYAARPGYAEGFLSTIKDTRGRITQAAYTNEPTSGKDFLTSLADTHIGRAATYHYAGWNLDYSTDPGGEVRSYDYTTFGSANGELSKFWDPDGRTTDFTYDTAGRVLTITRHPSAGVNLTTTFAYNDAATPPTRTVTDPRSKATVYTVEHRDYGSRVTAVEDADGNDRSTTWTAQARVGSVTNAIGGTFTNTWGYNNGGSLTATAGPLGATTKYGYVNTDPACPAATPAPANPQTHQPMCSSDPAANRSLFTFDGPGNITANENAFGAEAQISYNPDGQPAASTDPNGNATTYTYGTTTYNGVTTKQLLRVNPPAGNSLAQRWVYFDNGERVRQIVTGTGVTVDYSYTNNDRLTEIDYSDTTTDITFDYDHAGNLTERVDASGTTTYAYDGLSRLTSMTLPGGSTTSYTYDGASNLLTVTELSGTTTYTYDDVNNVATMIDRAGNRTVFGYDADSRRVDTWASANTSTPPTTFAMHTHTTFDTGGRLKRIRTTRASSDADANRVMDYEYCYSPYTSGTCTTSSTTDRNQIQGRKDLATGFVATYTYDTAGRLTRFNNGAADDFVYTYDATGNRLSARKGTGATTYYGYNSGNQHCWTTTTNPGASAPCSPLPSGGVGNFTYNGEGSQTRNQQLYTLAYNGANQQTSTTVTSGGPATSYSYAGDTNVLRTQAGGTSFRNGLLGVHSLTTGGQTTHVARDPAGGLISLLVPSGGSTTTYHYVYDGQANVVGLIDGSGAERARYTYGPYGEAATATAVGGTLPTNPYRFAGAYLDDTGQYKIGLRYYNPNQATWTQTDSVVTIDDPTRANPYTYAGGDPANNLDPTGALFGDIKDVFTDPDLGDVLSLASDATSLAAPFFPPAGTVSMALSGAAAVSECTIGSDGECGKAVAGAAISFATFGSGAFIKGSLQDSYSLATNIAGAGFSAYGLMS; from the coding sequence GTGCGAAAATCCAGGAAGCGGGCCGTCCGACACAGGCTCGCGGCCGTCACGGCGGGCCTTGTCGCCCTCGGCGGTCTCACCCTCCCCGTCCTGATCTCTCCAGCCGCGCAGGCGGCTCCACCCTCCCGACCGTTCACCGAGGCCCCCACCGAGGGATCGGTACGCCCGGCACCCGCCGGCGGGATGAGCGGCAAGCCGGCGTCCGGGGAGGTGATCGACCTCCGGACCGCCACGTCACGGACCGTCGCGTCGACGGACGGGGTGTACCGGACCGAGATCTCGTCCGCGCCCATCCACTACAAGGACGCCGGGGGCGCCTGGCAGCCGATCGACACCGCCCTCGTCCCCGCCGCCACGGGCGGCGGGTGGCAGGCGAAGGCCGCCGGCTACGGTGCGGCCTTCCCCGGCAGCCTCGCCGACGGAGCGGTCCGCGTCTCCAGCGGTGACAAATGGGTCGACATGCGGCTGCGCGGCTCGACGGCGCAGGGGTCGGTCCAGGGGTCGACCGTCACCTACAAGAACGCGCTGCCCGGGGTCACCCTCGTCTACACGGTGCTCCCGACCGGGGTGAAGGAATCCCTGGTGCTCGACAGCGCGAGCGCCGCGACGACCTACCCCTTCGCCATCACACCCTCGGCCGGCCTGACCGCGAAGCTCGACCACGGGCGCGTCGCCGTCTCCGGTACGGACGGCAAACCCGTCTTCACCCTGCCGGCCGCCTTCGCGGAGGACAGGGCCGACAACCTGTCGGGCCGGGACGCCGTCGCGAGCACCCTGCGGCCCGCCACGGAGGCCCCCGCGCCCACTGCCACCGCCACCGCCACCCCCGCCCCCTCCGCCACGCCGGGCCCGGACCCGCTGCCGGCGAACGCCACCGTCGTCACCCAGACGGTGGCGAAGGACTGGCTCGCGGACCGGGGCCGGAGCTGGCCCGTGACGGTCGACCCGACCGTCACCATCGGCCCGTCACAGATCACCGACTGCTATGTGGTCGACGGACCCTACGCCACCGCGAACTACTGTTCGTCGGGCCTGCTGGAGATCGGTCACGGCGGCTCACCGAACGGCGTGGTCAAGCGGCGCACGCTCATGAACTTCGACCTCTCCGCGATCCCGAAGTACGCCGTGGTCGCCACCGCCGACATCAAGCTCACCGTCACCGGCGCGTCGTCGCCCTCGCCGAACTTCCCCGTGTACCTCCACCGGCTGAGCCAGAGCTGGACCACTGCCGCCACCTGGAACAACAGCGGCAGCGGAGCGTGGACCGGCGGCACGTGGGCCGGCGCCGCCTACGACGTCAAGAACGTCACCGGCACCCCCGGCGAGTTCGACATCTACGCGGGCAAGCTCGCCCAGGACTGGGTCAACGGCACCGTCGCCAACCAGGGGCTGATCCTCAAGGCGGACGAATCGACGCAGGTCGGCGTCGTCCAGTTCGCCTCGACCCAGGCGACGAACGCCGCGCAGCGGCCCTCCATGGTCGTCGACTGGACGTCCCAGACGGGCAGCCGCGAGTTCAACACCTTCGTCGGCCAGAAGCTGGACTCGCGCTGCGACGCGAACGTCAACGTCGGCAACGGCAACCTGCTGCTCCAGTGCGCCGAGTACGCGATCGGCGGCGTCGGCCGGCCGCTGACCGTCTCCCGGTTCTACAACTCCGGCGAGGCTGCCGTCTTCCAGAACGCCGGTGACACCCCGCTCGGCCTCAACCGGTGGAAACTCTCCACCGGCGTCTCCATCCTCGAGAACGGGAACGGCGCCAGTCACAACGGCGCCACCTTCCACGACGAGGCAGGCACCCCCTACGTGTTCGAGTCCAACGGCGGGCTCACCTACACGACCCCGCCGGGCCTCAACGCGAAGCTGGAGAAGAACCAGCCGGCGACCGGCCAGTACCGGCTGACCTTCGACGACTCGAAGACGGTCTACGTCTTCAAGAAGTTCACCACCGACCCCCTCAACCTGGTCTACCAGCTCTGGAAGGCCACCGACCGCAACGGCAACACGACCACGTTCGACTACGCGGCCCGTCCCGGCTACGCCGAGGGCTTCCTCTCCACGATCAAGGACACCCGTGGACGGATCACGCAGGCCGCGTACACGAACGAGCCGACCAGCGGCAAGGACTTCCTCACCTCGCTGGCCGACACGCACATCGGGCGGGCCGCCACCTACCACTACGCCGGCTGGAACCTCGACTACTCGACGGACCCCGGCGGCGAGGTGCGCAGCTACGACTACACCACCTTCGGCTCGGCGAACGGTGAGCTGTCCAAGTTCTGGGATCCCGACGGCCGGACCACGGACTTCACCTACGACACCGCCGGCCGGGTCCTCACGATCACCCGCCATCCCAGCGCCGGCGTCAACCTGACCACCACGTTCGCCTACAACGACGCCGCGACTCCCCCGACCCGGACGGTCACCGACCCGCGGTCGAAGGCGACCGTCTACACCGTGGAGCACCGCGACTACGGCAGCCGCGTCACAGCCGTCGAGGACGCCGACGGCAACGACCGGTCGACCACGTGGACCGCGCAGGCCCGGGTCGGCTCGGTGACCAACGCCATCGGCGGCACCTTCACCAACACCTGGGGCTACAACAACGGCGGCAGCCTCACCGCCACCGCCGGTCCGCTCGGCGCGACCACCAAGTACGGCTACGTCAACACCGACCCGGCGTGCCCCGCCGCCACCCCGGCACCCGCCAACCCGCAGACCCACCAGCCGATGTGCTCCTCCGACCCGGCGGCGAACCGCTCGCTGTTCACCTTCGACGGCCCGGGCAACATCACCGCGAACGAGAACGCCTTCGGCGCCGAGGCCCAGATCAGCTACAACCCCGACGGCCAGCCGGCCGCCTCGACCGACCCGAACGGCAACGCCACCACCTACACCTACGGCACGACCACTTACAACGGCGTGACCACCAAGCAGCTCCTGCGGGTCAATCCGCCCGCCGGCAACAGCCTGGCCCAGCGCTGGGTGTACTTCGACAACGGCGAACGGGTCCGCCAGATCGTGACGGGCACCGGGGTGACGGTCGACTACTCCTACACCAACAACGACCGCCTCACCGAGATCGACTACTCCGACACCACCACCGACATCACCTTCGACTACGACCACGCCGGCAACCTGACCGAGCGGGTCGACGCCTCCGGCACGACGACCTACGCCTACGACGGCCTGTCCCGACTCACCTCGATGACCCTCCCCGGCGGCTCCACGACCAGCTACACCTACGACGGGGCGTCCAACCTGCTCACCGTCACCGAGCTCAGCGGCACCACCACATACACCTACGACGACGTCAACAACGTCGCCACCATGATCGACCGGGCCGGCAACCGGACGGTGTTCGGCTACGACGCCGACAGCCGCCGCGTCGACACCTGGGCCTCGGCGAACACCTCCACCCCACCCACCACGTTCGCGATGCACACCCACACCACCTTCGACACCGGCGGCCGGCTGAAGCGCATCCGGACGACCCGCGCCTCCAGCGACGCGGACGCCAACCGGGTGATGGACTACGAGTACTGCTACTCCCCGTACACGTCGGGGACGTGCACCACCTCCAGCACCACCGACCGCAACCAGATCCAGGGCCGCAAGGACCTGGCCACCGGCTTCGTCGCCACCTACACCTACGACACCGCCGGACGTCTGACCAGGTTCAACAACGGCGCGGCGGACGACTTCGTCTACACCTACGACGCCACCGGCAACCGGCTCTCCGCCCGAAAGGGCACCGGCGCGACCACTTACTACGGGTACAACTCCGGCAACCAGCATTGCTGGACCACCACCACAAACCCCGGCGCCTCCGCCCCCTGTTCACCGCTACCGAGCGGCGGGGTCGGTAACTTCACCTACAACGGCGAGGGCAGCCAGACCCGTAACCAGCAGCTTTACACTCTCGCCTACAACGGCGCGAACCAGCAGACCTCCACCACCGTCACCTCCGGTGGACCGGCCACGTCCTACTCCTATGCCGGCGACACCAACGTCCTGCGCACCCAGGCCGGTGGAACCTCGTTCCGTAACGGCCTTCTCGGCGTGCATAGTCTCACCACCGGCGGGCAGACAACGCACGTGGCACGTGATCCGGCCGGGGGCCTGATATCCCTGCTCGTCCCCAGCGGCGGGAGCACCACCACCTACCATTACGTCTACGACGGCCAGGCCAACGTCGTCGGACTCATCGACGGCTCCGGAGCCGAACGGGCCCGCTACACCTACGGCCCCTACGGCGAAGCCGCCACCGCTACCGCCGTCGGCGGCACCCTGCCCACCAACCCCTACCGCTTCGCCGGCGCATACCTCGACGACACCGGCCAGTACAAAATCGGCCTCCGCTACTACAACCCCAACCAGGCCACCTGGACCCAGACCGACTCCGTCGTCACCATCGACGACCCCACCCGCGCCAACCCCTACACCTACGCCGGCGGCGACCCCGCCAACAACCTCGACCCCACCGGCGCACTTTTCGGTGACATCAAGGATGTCTTTACCGACCCCGATCTAGGAGATGTGCTGAGTCTTGCGAGCGACGCGACATCTCTTGCGGCGCCCTTCTTTCCGCCTGCCGGCACCGTGTCGATGGCTCTCTCTGGAGCGGCGGCTGTCAGCGAGTGCACCATCGGAAGTGACGGCGAATGCGGGAAGGCCGTGGCGGGAGCCGCAATATCATTCGCGACTTTCGGTAGCGGGGCTTTCATAAAGGGATCGCTGCAGGATAGTTACTCCTTGGCGACCAACATTGCGGGGGCCGGATTCTCCGCCTACGGTCTCATGAGCTAG
- a CDS encoding LuxR C-terminal-related transcriptional regulator, producing MELSEVVSVLLADGDYLARQGLRELIDATPDLHLLADVADGRRLMAETRRLRPDVVVLDFALPEAGGLDAIRWITADPLLAGTRIILLAAHSRGANEILGSLVAGASAFLFKDEVRHGRLEAAIRDVAGGTGAVLSPRVGELLVARLRQSFVALPEPVAAKVALLTPRERQVLDLLVVPGRSNADIGRILGVSPATVKTHMQSLLGKLNVPTRVQAARIAALVADLDLRPDIAS from the coding sequence ATGGAACTTTCTGAGGTCGTTTCGGTCCTGCTCGCCGACGGCGACTACCTGGCACGGCAGGGTCTGCGGGAACTCATTGACGCGACCCCTGACCTGCACCTTCTCGCGGATGTGGCGGACGGCCGCCGGCTGATGGCGGAGACCCGCCGGCTGCGTCCCGACGTGGTTGTCCTGGACTTCGCGCTGCCCGAGGCCGGGGGCCTCGACGCCATCCGGTGGATCACCGCGGACCCGCTGCTCGCGGGCACCCGGATCATTCTGCTGGCGGCCCATTCCCGTGGCGCCAACGAGATTCTCGGTTCGCTGGTCGCGGGCGCGTCGGCCTTCCTGTTCAAGGACGAGGTACGGCACGGCCGCCTCGAGGCGGCGATCCGTGACGTGGCCGGCGGGACCGGAGCCGTGCTCAGCCCGCGGGTCGGCGAGCTCCTGGTCGCCCGGCTCCGGCAGAGCTTCGTCGCCCTCCCGGAGCCCGTCGCCGCCAAGGTCGCGCTGCTCACGCCGCGCGAGCGGCAGGTGCTCGACCTCCTGGTGGTGCCCGGCCGCTCCAACGCGGACATCGGCCGAATTCTGGGTGTCAGCCCGGCGACCGTAAAGACCCACATGCAGTCCCTGCTGGGGAAACTCAACGTTCCCACCCGCGTCCAGGCCGCTCGTATCGCGGCTCTCGTCGCCGACCTGGATCTGCGGCCCGACATCGCCAGCTGA
- a CDS encoding lytic transglycosylase domain-containing protein produces MRGVLLLVVLLSGAGAGSLDISAPDASGWASPPRSEPPPSPPSPADRPGPAGRDVPATEAGTTSGPPSPSSQVLTGEVPPALSVRSGEVDGTRAIPGLVLAAYQRAAQRWAVEQPACHLRWQLLAGIGRIESDHAAGRAISTDGTITDPIIGVALDGRGGRALIRDTDGGTLDRDTRLDRAVGPMQFIPSTWRWAGRDGSGDGRRDPHNIHDAAQAAAGYLCARGRDLDVAADRRAALFSYNPSDDYVRAVLGWAEYYSGRGAPVDGPSTAQAAARGGGVDIPPEPSATGGPGPGTGARPGPVTVPAPTPTPTPTPTQRPTGPTATRSPTTGTVPTTGSEPPPSTTVPAMTVPAGSMSPSAGRPPAVPPPTSPDPASGPESVAADPDGPVPFVLDGGSGPLTVVPLTPRADSGS; encoded by the coding sequence GTGCGCGGTGTGCTCCTGCTCGTCGTGCTCCTGTCGGGCGCGGGCGCCGGGTCGCTCGACATCTCCGCGCCGGACGCGAGCGGGTGGGCGTCTCCGCCCAGGTCCGAGCCCCCGCCGTCACCCCCGTCGCCGGCGGACCGCCCTGGGCCCGCGGGCCGGGACGTCCCGGCGACGGAAGCCGGGACCACGAGCGGCCCGCCCAGCCCGTCCAGCCAGGTTCTGACCGGAGAGGTACCGCCCGCCCTGTCCGTGCGTTCCGGTGAGGTCGACGGAACCCGGGCGATCCCCGGCCTCGTCCTGGCCGCCTATCAGAGAGCGGCGCAGCGCTGGGCGGTGGAACAGCCGGCGTGTCATCTCCGCTGGCAGCTGCTCGCCGGAATCGGCCGGATCGAGTCGGACCACGCCGCCGGCCGAGCGATCAGCACCGACGGGACGATCACCGACCCGATCATCGGAGTCGCCCTCGACGGCCGTGGGGGCCGGGCGCTGATCCGGGACACCGACGGCGGCACCCTCGACCGGGACACCCGGCTCGACAGGGCGGTCGGCCCGATGCAGTTCATCCCCTCCACCTGGCGGTGGGCCGGGCGGGACGGATCGGGCGACGGCCGCCGCGACCCGCACAACATCCACGACGCCGCGCAGGCCGCCGCGGGCTATCTCTGTGCCCGGGGCAGAGATCTCGACGTCGCCGCGGATCGTCGGGCGGCTCTGTTCTCCTACAACCCCTCCGACGACTACGTCCGGGCGGTCCTGGGCTGGGCCGAGTACTACTCCGGTCGGGGCGCGCCGGTCGACGGGCCGTCGACCGCGCAGGCCGCGGCGCGCGGTGGCGGGGTCGACATACCGCCGGAGCCGTCGGCGACGGGTGGGCCGGGACCGGGGACCGGTGCGCGACCTGGGCCGGTCACGGTTCCGGCGCCGACCCCGACCCCGACCCCGACCCCGACGCAGCGTCCCACCGGCCCGACGGCGACGCGGTCCCCCACGACCGGAACCGTGCCGACCACGGGGAGCGAGCCGCCGCCATCCACGACCGTTCCCGCCATGACCGTTCCCGCCGGATCCATGAGCCCGTCGGCGGGGCGCCCGCCGGCCGTGCCCCCACCGACCTCGCCGGATCCCGCAAGCGGGCCGGAGAGCGTGGCGGCGGACCCGGACGGGCCGGTGCCGTTCGTGCTCGACGGTGGGTCGGGGCCGCTGACGGTCGTTCCCCTGACCCCGCGGGCCGACAGCGGCTCCTGA
- a CDS encoding ATP-binding protein: MADDADGATQACGQGRQMPCDLDELRTLFLFEKLTDDQLDWICRNGHVELIEPGVVFREGEPATCFYVLVEGGLVLTRRVGDDDVEVSRTTQSGVYSGAWHSYLGDRVPQLYTNSMRVTIPSRFVVLDGAALARLMREWFPMAVHMLEGLFFGLQSTQALTGQRERLLALGSLSAGLTHELNNPAAAAVRATASLRERVAGMRHKLGLIAAGPYDREALETLIGLQEEAAERVAKAPTLTPMETSDREDALTDWLEDHGCNAGWEIAPTFVQAGFDVDWLERVAATVAPEVLEGAIRWLYYTVESELLMKEIEDSTTRISTLLGAAKQYSQLDRAPYRSVDIHELLDSTLTMLGGKLSGVRVVREYDRALPEIAVYAGELNQVWTNLIDNAVAAMAGSGTLTVATSADHDNLAVEIRDTGPGVPPEIRDRIFEPFFTTKPVGEGTGLGLDISWRIVVGRHHGDLTVTSQPGDTRFRVTLPLHPDPLMPAEAAPHEEPAPHESATEPASSA, from the coding sequence ATGGCGGACGACGCTGACGGCGCCACCCAGGCCTGCGGCCAGGGCCGGCAGATGCCCTGCGACCTCGACGAGCTGCGCACGCTGTTCCTGTTCGAGAAGCTCACCGACGACCAGCTCGACTGGATCTGCCGCAACGGCCACGTCGAGCTGATCGAGCCGGGCGTCGTGTTCCGCGAGGGCGAGCCGGCCACCTGCTTCTACGTGCTGGTCGAGGGCGGCCTGGTGCTGACCAGGCGGGTCGGCGACGACGACGTCGAGGTCAGCCGGACGACCCAGAGCGGGGTGTACTCCGGGGCGTGGCACTCCTACCTGGGCGACCGCGTCCCGCAGCTCTACACCAACTCGATGCGGGTCACGATCCCGTCCCGGTTCGTCGTACTGGACGGCGCGGCGCTGGCGCGGCTGATGCGCGAGTGGTTCCCGATGGCCGTCCACATGCTGGAGGGGCTGTTCTTCGGCCTGCAGAGCACCCAGGCGCTCACCGGCCAGCGGGAGCGGCTGCTGGCGCTCGGCTCGCTGTCCGCCGGGCTGACCCATGAGCTCAACAACCCGGCGGCCGCCGCGGTGCGGGCCACGGCGTCGCTGCGCGAGCGGGTCGCCGGCATGCGGCACAAGCTCGGCCTGATCGCCGCCGGGCCGTACGACCGCGAGGCGCTGGAGACCCTGATCGGCCTGCAGGAGGAGGCCGCCGAGCGGGTGGCGAAGGCCCCGACGCTGACCCCGATGGAGACCAGCGACCGCGAGGACGCCCTGACCGACTGGCTGGAGGACCACGGCTGCAACGCCGGGTGGGAGATCGCGCCGACGTTCGTCCAGGCGGGCTTCGACGTCGACTGGCTGGAGCGGGTCGCGGCGACGGTGGCGCCGGAGGTGCTGGAGGGCGCGATCCGCTGGCTGTACTACACGGTCGAGAGCGAACTGCTGATGAAGGAGATCGAGGACTCCACCACCCGGATCTCCACCCTGCTCGGGGCGGCCAAGCAGTACTCCCAGCTCGACCGGGCGCCGTACCGCAGCGTCGACATCCACGAGCTGCTGGACAGCACCCTGACGATGCTCGGCGGGAAGCTGTCCGGGGTGCGGGTGGTCCGCGAGTACGACCGGGCGCTGCCCGAGATCGCGGTCTACGCCGGCGAGCTCAACCAGGTCTGGACGAACCTCATCGACAACGCGGTCGCCGCGATGGCCGGCTCGGGGACGCTGACCGTCGCCACCTCGGCGGACCACGACAACCTGGCCGTCGAGATCCGGGACACCGGGCCCGGCGTGCCGCCGGAGATCCGCGACCGCATCTTCGAGCCGTTCTTCACCACGAAGCCGGTCGGCGAGGGCACCGGCCTCGGGCTGGACATCTCCTGGCGCATCGTCGTCGGCCGCCACCACGGCGACCTGACCGTGACCTCGCAGCCCGGCGACACCCGGTTCCGGGTGACCCTGCCGCTGCACCCCGACCCGCTGATGCCCGCCGAGGCCGCGCCGCACGAGGAACCCGCACCGCACGAGTCAGCCACGGAGCCGGCCTCCTCAGCCTGA
- a CDS encoding FAD-dependent oxidoreductase, with the protein MAAGENPAGRANPGSGGGQGERGNPGGGRGAPRAVLLTVDDDVSVSRAVARDLRRRFGETYRIVRAESGAQALEALREIKLRGDAVAVLLADYRMPGMNGIEFLEQAMDLFPAARRVLLTAYADTEAAIDAINVVDLDHYLLKPWDPPEEKLYPVLEALLDAWRATDHRPVVETRVVGHRWSARSYEVRDFLARNQVPYRWYLADEPEGARLLTAAGADPESLPCVITTDGSALTDPTDTELAIQVGLATAPTGDFYDLVVVGGGPAGLGAAVYGASEGLRTVLLERHATGGQAGQSSRIENYLGFPDGVSGSQLTDRARRQAVKFGAELLTAAEVVTLEAAGPARRLLLSDGGRIDAHTVILATGVSYRQLAAPGLTDLTGRGVFYGSALTEAPSCSGQDVYVVGGANSAGQAAMYFARHARSVTMLVRGKSLEASMSHYLIQQIAAVPAITVRVCTEVLSARGTDHLEGLVLRDNSTGETEQVDTQWLFVFIGAAPRTDWLDGVVVRDEHGFVVAGPDLVVDGRRPSGWDLDRDPYHLESSVPGVFVAGDARAESVKRVASAVGEGAMAVALVHRYLAKR; encoded by the coding sequence ATGGCGGCGGGCGAGAACCCGGCGGGCCGGGCGAATCCCGGCTCCGGCGGCGGCCAGGGCGAGCGCGGTAACCCCGGCGGCGGGCGCGGTGCCCCTCGGGCCGTGCTGCTGACCGTCGACGACGACGTGAGCGTCTCCCGCGCCGTCGCCCGCGACCTGCGCCGCCGGTTCGGTGAGACGTACCGGATCGTGCGCGCCGAGTCGGGGGCGCAGGCGCTGGAGGCGCTGCGCGAGATCAAGCTGCGCGGCGACGCCGTCGCCGTCCTGCTCGCCGACTACCGCATGCCCGGAATGAACGGCATCGAGTTCCTGGAACAGGCGATGGACCTGTTCCCCGCCGCGCGGCGGGTGCTGCTGACCGCCTACGCCGACACCGAGGCCGCGATCGACGCCATCAACGTCGTCGACCTCGACCACTACCTGCTCAAGCCGTGGGACCCGCCGGAGGAGAAGCTCTACCCCGTCCTCGAGGCACTGCTCGACGCGTGGCGCGCCACCGACCACCGGCCGGTCGTCGAGACCAGGGTGGTCGGGCACCGCTGGTCGGCCCGCTCGTACGAGGTGCGCGACTTCCTGGCCCGCAACCAGGTCCCCTACCGCTGGTACCTGGCCGACGAGCCGGAGGGCGCCCGGCTGCTCACCGCCGCCGGCGCGGACCCGGAGTCGCTGCCCTGCGTCATCACGACCGACGGCTCGGCGCTGACCGACCCGACCGACACCGAGCTCGCCATCCAGGTCGGCCTCGCGACCGCCCCCACCGGTGACTTCTACGACCTCGTCGTGGTCGGCGGCGGCCCGGCCGGCCTCGGCGCGGCGGTGTACGGCGCCTCCGAGGGCCTGCGGACGGTTCTCCTCGAACGGCACGCGACCGGCGGCCAGGCCGGCCAGAGCTCGCGGATCGAGAACTACCTGGGCTTCCCGGACGGCGTCTCCGGCTCGCAGCTCACCGACCGGGCCCGCCGCCAGGCCGTGAAGTTCGGCGCCGAGCTGCTCACCGCCGCCGAGGTCGTCACGCTGGAGGCCGCCGGTCCGGCCCGCCGGCTGCTCCTCTCCGACGGCGGCCGGATCGACGCGCACACGGTGATCCTCGCGACCGGCGTCTCCTACCGCCAGCTCGCCGCCCCCGGCCTGACCGACCTGACCGGCCGGGGCGTCTTCTACGGCTCCGCGCTCACCGAGGCCCCGAGCTGCTCCGGGCAGGACGTCTACGTCGTCGGCGGGGCGAACTCCGCCGGGCAGGCCGCGATGTACTTCGCCCGGCACGCCCGCTCGGTGACGATGCTGGTGCGCGGCAAGTCGCTCGAGGCGTCCATGTCGCACTACCTCATCCAGCAGATCGCGGCCGTGCCGGCGATCACGGTCCGGGTGTGCACCGAGGTCCTCTCCGCGCGGGGAACCGACCACCTGGAGGGCCTCGTCCTGCGCGACAACAGCACCGGCGAGACCGAGCAGGTCGACACCCAGTGGCTGTTCGTCTTCATCGGCGCCGCCCCGCGCACCGACTGGCTGGATGGCGTCGTCGTGCGCGACGAGCACGGCTTCGTCGTCGCCGGGCCGGATCTCGTCGTCGACGGGCGGCGCCCGTCCGGCTGGGATCTGGACCGCGACCCGTACCACCTGGAGAGCAGCGTTCCCGGGGTGTTCGTGGCCGGCGACGCCCGCGCCGAGTCGGTGAAACGGGTCGCCTCGGCCGTCGGCGAGGGGGCCATGGCCGTCGCGCTGGTGCACCGCTACCTCGCGAAGCGCTGA